The proteins below are encoded in one region of Syntrophotalea carbinolica DSM 2380:
- a CDS encoding acyltransferase yields the protein MKHSLLLIYSYIVRVSTYFFPDIPFLMSFRGFLYSLGMKSSGRNFQVSSSALIRGLQFLSVGENVFVAHNCTILAGCSVSIGSNVLVGVGSVITDGNHSYKDKTGYRFGLSKRKPVVILQGSWIGGNCVVLPGSEFPQNSVLAANSTYRMRSDDENSLFSGNPAVFIKYFHREVKY from the coding sequence GTGAAACACTCATTGCTTTTAATTTATTCCTATATTGTAAGGGTTTCAACCTACTTTTTTCCTGATATTCCATTTTTAATGTCATTCAGAGGCTTTTTATACTCTTTAGGAATGAAATCATCTGGTCGTAACTTTCAAGTTAGTTCAAGTGCTCTTATCCGTGGACTACAGTTTCTATCAGTTGGTGAAAATGTTTTTGTTGCTCATAATTGTACTATACTAGCCGGGTGCTCTGTCTCCATAGGTAGTAATGTTTTAGTTGGTGTGGGCTCTGTTATTACAGATGGAAATCATAGTTATAAAGATAAAACCGGATATCGTTTTGGTTTATCTAAAAGGAAACCCGTAGTTATCTTGCAAGGGTCCTGGATTGGTGGAAACTGTGTTGTTTTGCCTGGCTCAGAATTTCCGCAAAATTCTGTATTGGCGGCAAACTCTACATATAGAATGCGTTCAGATGATGAAAATAGTCTTTTTTCTGGCAATCCAGCTGTCTTTATAAAATATTTTCATCGTGAGGTTAAATACTAA
- a CDS encoding glycosyltransferase, whose amino-acid sequence MEKNRNKKLLFYCNWGVSVKNGVFYISQLHNEYLKKSESYFSDVILLSKEKEYHYTDVPINKTIKVNLLPRFESYLSSLRYFKCIYKSIKMLSTTFDIAYLRTPEPFSWLFHIYKGRNTKLVYHYASNPIEAIWGKINDGIFFKILKTILFLPEYLLTLYVAKKNTATCNGEGLKNSLEKFGFCSFTILNESTLTSSSYLNNYRPITTFEFPIKLLYVGFIRPAKGLDFLFEAVSYLTHKEKMKVTIDIVGDGEYISHLKRLSSSLDISCSTFFHGYLPLGEDIYNLYRSSDIFVLPSLSEGSPRVILEAMANCLPVVSTNVGNIPNLLARDRGILVDVKDPMMIKDAIIKLVKDPTYADIVCKNAYIFSKSRSIDAFFNDFSDIAYKDML is encoded by the coding sequence ATGGAAAAAAACAGGAATAAAAAATTACTTTTTTATTGTAATTGGGGAGTATCTGTCAAAAATGGTGTTTTTTATATATCACAACTACATAATGAATATTTGAAAAAGAGCGAAAGTTATTTTAGTGATGTTATTCTTTTATCCAAAGAGAAGGAATATCATTACACGGATGTACCAATTAATAAGACAATCAAAGTAAATCTTCTTCCGCGATTTGAATCATATTTATCTTCTTTGAGGTATTTTAAGTGTATATATAAGTCAATAAAAATGTTGTCAACTACATTTGATATCGCATATTTAAGAACTCCAGAGCCCTTTTCATGGTTGTTTCACATTTACAAAGGCAGAAATACAAAGCTTGTATACCATTATGCATCGAATCCTATAGAAGCTATATGGGGTAAAATAAATGACGGTATATTTTTCAAAATTTTAAAAACAATTTTGTTTTTACCAGAATACCTTTTGACTTTATATGTTGCAAAGAAAAATACTGCCACTTGTAACGGTGAGGGCCTGAAAAATTCACTTGAAAAATTCGGGTTTTGTAGCTTTACTATTTTAAATGAATCAACGTTAACTAGCTCCTCCTATTTAAACAATTATAGACCTATAACCACTTTTGAATTTCCGATTAAGCTTCTCTATGTCGGGTTTATTCGTCCAGCAAAAGGACTTGATTTTCTTTTTGAAGCTGTTAGCTATCTGACTCATAAAGAAAAAATGAAAGTTACCATAGATATTGTAGGTGATGGTGAATATATTTCACATTTAAAGCGGCTTTCTTCTTCTCTTGATATTTCATGCTCAACTTTTTTTCATGGTTATTTGCCTCTGGGGGAGGATATATATAATCTTTATAGATCTAGTGATATTTTTGTCTTGCCTTCCTTATCGGAAGGAAGTCCTAGAGTGATTTTGGAGGCAATGGCTAATTGTTTACCTGTAGTATCCACAAATGTTGGAAATATTCCAAATTTGCTTGCTAGGGATCGTGGAATTTTGGTCGATGTCAAAGACCCTATGATGATTAAAGATGCAATTATTAAATTAGTTAAGGATCCAACATACGCCGATATTGTTTGCAAAAATGCATATATATTTTCCAAATCTAGATCCATTGATGCATTCTTTAATGATTTCTCTGATATTGCATATAAGGATATGCTGTGA